A portion of the Longimicrobiaceae bacterium genome contains these proteins:
- a CDS encoding M28 family peptidase, whose translation MIPPSLPVRSLLLLALALSPGCERGSSEEAGVPPVPAESRVERPAFSSDRAFDHLRRQVAFGPRVPGTEGHAAQLRWMREYLAERADTVIEQPFTHTTRSGQTLRMTNLFARFRPEAQERVLLIAHWDTRPTADEARNPAERGTPIPGANDGASGTAVLLELAEMFRQSPPPIGVDLLLVDGEDYGPTGDDMYLGARHFAASLPPGYRPFYGILLDMVGDQNPRFPVEGYSQQFAPEVVQRVWGLAREMGYGDVFVNERGGPIEDDHVPLNRAGIRTIDIIDFEYGPGNRFWHTPQDVPENTSAESLRIVGEVVAELIYRGG comes from the coding sequence GTGATACCACCTTCTCTGCCGGTCCGTTCCCTGCTCCTGCTCGCGCTCGCCCTGTCCCCCGGATGCGAGCGGGGGAGCAGCGAGGAGGCCGGCGTGCCGCCCGTCCCCGCCGAGAGCCGCGTGGAGCGCCCGGCCTTCAGCTCCGACCGCGCCTTCGACCACCTGCGCCGGCAGGTGGCGTTCGGCCCCCGCGTCCCGGGGACGGAGGGGCACGCGGCCCAGCTCCGCTGGATGCGCGAGTACCTGGCCGAGCGCGCGGACACGGTGATCGAGCAGCCGTTCACCCACACGACGCGGTCCGGGCAGACGCTGCGGATGACCAACCTGTTCGCCCGCTTCCGGCCGGAGGCGCAGGAGCGGGTCCTGCTGATCGCCCACTGGGACACCCGCCCCACGGCGGACGAGGCCCGGAACCCCGCCGAGCGCGGCACCCCCATCCCCGGCGCCAACGACGGCGCCTCCGGGACGGCGGTGCTCCTGGAGCTGGCGGAGATGTTCCGGCAGAGCCCCCCGCCCATCGGCGTGGACCTCCTCCTGGTGGACGGCGAGGACTACGGCCCCACCGGCGACGACATGTACCTGGGCGCCCGGCACTTCGCCGCCAGCCTCCCGCCGGGGTACCGCCCCTTCTACGGGATCCTGCTGGACATGGTGGGCGACCAGAACCCGCGCTTCCCCGTGGAGGGGTACTCCCAGCAGTTCGCGCCGGAGGTGGTGCAGCGGGTGTGGGGGCTGGCGCGGGAGATGGGGTACGGCGACGTCTTCGTGAACGAGCGCGGCGGGCCGATCGAGGACGACCACGTGCCGCTGAACCGCGCCGGGATCCGCACCATCGACATCATCGACTTCGAGTACGGGCCCGGGAACCGCTTCTGGCACACCCCACAGGACGTGCCGGAGAACACCAGCGCGGA